The Oncorhynchus keta strain PuntledgeMale-10-30-2019 unplaced genomic scaffold, Oket_V2 Un_contig_28665_pilon_pilon, whole genome shotgun sequence DNA segment cgaccccaactgagggggacttcacttcatcggctctgttctccatcgacCCCAACTGAGGGGACTTCACTTCACcggctctgttctccatcgacCCCAACTGAGGGGGACTTCACTTCACcggctctgttctccatcgaccccaactgagggggacttcatcggctctgttctccatcgaccccaactgaggggacttcacttcatcggctctgttctccatcgaccccaactgaggggacttcacttcatcggctctgttctccatcgaccccaactgaggggacttcacttcatcggctctgttctccatcgaccccaactgaggggacttcacttcatcggctctgttctccatcgaccccaactgagggggacttcacttcatcggctctgttctccatcgaccccaactgaggggacttcacttcatcggctctgttctccatcgaccccaactgaggggacttcatcggctctgttctccatcaaccccaactgagggggacttcatcggctctgttctccatcaACCCCAACTGAGGGGACTTCatcggctctgttctccatcaaccccaactgagggggacttcacttcatcggctctgttctccatcaACCCCAACTGAGGGGACTTCatcggctctgttctccatcgaccccaactgagggggactttatcggctctgttctccatcgaccccaactgagggggacttcacttcatcggctctgttctccatcgaccccaactgagggggacttcatcggctctgttctccatcgaccccaactgagggggactttatcggctctgttctccatcaaccccaactgagggggacttcatcggctctgttctccatcgacCCCAACTGAGGGGGACTTCACTTCATCGGCTCTCGGCACCACAAAAGTAAAACCTTTCTATTGTCAAAGTAAACGTGTAACAACGATGGTCAAATAAGACCGGAATATACTCGGCTGTTAGTGATGAAGCAATAATAATTGTTTGTGGTGGTAATAATATTAACAGCAATTACAATACATaatgagaatttttttttttggtaCCAGTTGTACAATGACTGTTAGTAATGGCATGTTGAAGACTAGTAATTGTTTGTttgtcactctcactctctctctctaattgtcTGCTAttctaacatctctctctaatTGTCTGCTattctaacatctctctctctaattgtcTGCTattctaacatctctctctctaattgtcTGCTattctaacatctctctctctaattgtcTGCTattctaacatctctctctctaattgtcTGCTattctaacatctctctctctaattgtcTGCTattctaacatctctctctctaattgtcTGCTAttctaacatctctctctaatTGTCTGCTattctaacatctctctctctaattgtcTGCTAttctaacatctctctctaatTGTCTGCTAttctaacatctctctctaatTGTCTGCTattctaacatctctctctctaattgtcTGCTattctaacatctctctctctgtctctctctctgtctctctctctgtctctctctctgtctctctctctgtctctctctctgtctctctctctgtctctctaggccGTAGAAAAAGGAACCCTGAAGTGTAACTTTGTGGGAGTGGCTCTGGGAGACTCTTGGATCTCTCCACTGGGTCAGTATTTACCTCAGAGCACGGAACATCAGCACGCCCACTTAGAACATCCGCACGCCCACTTAGGGCCGGGACGCCCACTTAGGGCGTCGGGACGCCACTTAGGGCGTCGGGACGCCCACTTAGGGCGTCGGGACGCCCACTTAGGGGCGTCGGGACGCCCACTTAGAGCGTTGGGACGTGACTTTTCCCTTGTGAATATCAGAACATGTCTGATAGAACCTTCAGCAGACAGCTGTTTTAAAAAGTCAGACCAGTCTTTACAACACTATATTGGCCAGAAAGGTCTACTCTAACCCTGAAACGCCTGAGATGTACCACTAGGGTCCAGTTCAGGCTCACTAACCACACGTGAACACACTGCGTACCAAATgccacactattccctatatagtgtactacttacatcaagggccctggtcaaccgTAGTGGCCTAACAGGAAATAAGGTGTAATTTGGTTCTCCGCTGTTGTTCCGTGTGGGGTCATGTGACTGACTGAACAAATGGTTAATCTACTGCTGCAGTTTACTCCTCTTGTAAAAACCCTTGTCTGGACGGCTCAGTACAGCTTCATGCATGAGGGGGTTGTTGTACTGTTCCGGTCAAAGTCACCAGGGGTGTGTTCATAAGTGCACACCCGTAGCAAACTGTTTTTGCAACGTGAACACTCATTTCTTATTGGAGAAGTTCAGGTAGGTCCCCTTTCGGTTTCAGCCCTGGTTGCTTCTGCGTTGTTCCACcccctggctagctaaccagtgtgtttcctactgacggtataaccctggctagctaaccagtgtgttccctactgacggtataaccctggctagctaaccagtgtgttccctactgacggtataaccctggctagctaaccagtgtgttccctactgacggtataaccctggctagctaaccagtgtgttccctactgacggtataaccctggctagctaaccagtgtgttccctactgacggtataaccctggctagctaaccagtgtgttccctactGGCGGTATAACCCTGGCTAGTGTTCACTGTGTTCCCTACTGacggtataaccctggctagctaaccagtgtgttccctactggcggtataaccctggctagctaaccagtgtgttccctactgacggtataaccctggctagctaaccagtgtgttccctactgacggtataaccctggctagctaaccagtgtgttccctactgacggtataaccctggctagctaaccagtgtgttccctactgacggtataaccctggctagctaaccagtgtgttccctactgacggtataacctggctagctaaccagtgtgttccctactgacggtataaccctggctagctaaccagtgtgttccctactgacggtataaccctggctagctaaccagtgtgttccctactgacggtataacctggctagctaaccagtgtgttccctactGGCGGTATAACCCTGGCTAGTGTTCACTGTGTTCCCTACTGacggtataaccctggctagctaaccagtgtgtACCCTACTGACTGTATAAcccctggctagctaaccagtgtgttccctactgacggtataaccctggctagctaaccattgtgttccctactgactactgacggtataaccctggctagctaaccagtgtgttccctactgacggtataaccctggctagctaaccagtgtgttccctactgacggtataaccctggctagctaaccagtgtgttccctactgacggtataaccctggctagctaaccagtgtgtTCCTCCCTACTGATggtataaccctggctagctaaccagtgtgttccctccctactgacggtataaccctggctagctaaccagtgtgttccctactGGCGGTATAACCCTGGCTAGTGTTCACTGTGTTCCCTACTGacggtataaccctggctagctaaccagtgtACCCTACTGACTgtataaccctggctagctaaccagtgtgttccctactgacggtataaccctggctagctaaccagtgtgttccctactgacggtataaccctggctagctaaccagtgtgttccctactgacggtataaccctggctagctaaccagtgtgttccctactgacggtataaccctggctagTGTTCACTGTGTTCCCTACTGacggtataaccctggctagctaaccagtgtgttccctactgactgtataaccctggctagctaaccagtgtgtaccctactgacggtataaccctggctagctaaccagtgtgttccctactgacggtataaccctggctagctaaccagtgtgttccctactgacggtataaccctggctagctaaccagtgtgttccctactgacggtataaccctggctagctaaccagtgtgttccctactgacggtataaccctggctagctaaccagtgtgttccctactgacggtataaccctggctagctaaccagtgtgttccctactgacggtataacctggctagctaaccagtgtgttccctactgacggtataaccctggctagctaaccagtgtgttccctactgacggtataaccctggctagctaaccagtgtgttccctactGGCGGTATAACCCTGGCTAGTGTTCACTGTGTTCCCTACTGacggtataaccctggctagctaaccagtgtgttccctactGGCGGTATAacctggctagctaaccagtgtgttccctactgacggtataaccctggctagctaaccagtgtgttccctactgacggtataaccctggctagctaaccagtgtgttccctactgacggtataaccctggctagctaaccagtgtgttccctactgacggtataacctggctagctaaccagtgtgttccctactgacggtataaccctggctagctaaccagtgtgttccctactgacggtataaccctggctagctaaccagtgtgttccctactGGCGGTATAACCCTGGCTAGTGTTCACTGTGTTCCCTACTGGcggtataaccctggctagctaaccagtgtgttccctactgacggtataaccctggctagctaaccagtgtgttccctactgacggtataaccctggctagctaaccagtgtgttccctactgacggtataaccctggctagctaaccagtgtgttccctactGGCGGTATAACCCTGGCTAGTGTTCACTGTGTTCCCTACTGacggtataaccctggctagctaaccagtgtgtACCCTACTGACTgtataaccctggctagctaaccagtgtgttccctactgacggtataaccctggctagctaaccagtgtgttccctccctactgacggtataaccctggctagctaaccagtgtgttccctccctactgacggtataaccctggctagctaaccagtgtgttccctactGGCGGTATAACCCTGGCTAGTGTTCACTGTGTTCCTACTGacggtataaccctggctagctaaccagtgtgtACCCTACTGACTgtataaccctggctagctaaccagtgtgttccctactgacggtataaccctggctagctaaccagtgtgttccctactgacggtataaccctggctagctaaccagtgtgttccctactgacggtataaccctggctagctaaccagtgtgttccctactgacggtataaccctggctagctaaccagtgtgttccctactgacggtataacctggctagctaaccagtgtgttccctactGGCGGTATAACCCTGGCTAGTGTTCACTGTGTTCCCTACTGGcggtataaccctggctagctaaccagtgtgttccctactgacggtataaccctggctagctaaccagtgtgttccctactgacggtataaccctggctagctaaccagtgtgttccctactgacggtataacctggctagctaaccagtgtgttccctactGGCGGTATAACCCTGGCTAGTGTTCACTGTGTTCCCTACTGacggtataaccctggctagctaaccagtgtgtACCCTACTGACTgtataaccctggctagctaaccagtgtgttccctactgacggtataaccctggctagctaaccattgtgttccctactgactactgacggtataaccctggctagctaaccagtgtgttccctactgacggtataaccctggctagctaaccagtgtgttccctactgacggtataaccctggctagctaaccagtgtgttccctactgacggtataaccctggctagctaaccagtgtgttccctccctactgacggtataaccctggctagctaaccagtgtgttccctccctactgacggtataaccctggctagctaaccagtgtgttcccCTACTGGCGGTATATCCCTGGCTAGTGTTCACTGTGTTCCCTACTGacggtataaccctggctagctaaccagtgtgtACCCTACTGACTgtataaccctggctagctaaccagtgtgttccctactgacggtataaccctggctagctaaccagtgtgttccctactgacggtataaccctggctagctaaccagtgtgttccctactgacggtataaccctggctagctaaccagtgtgttccctactgacggtataaccctggctagTGTTCACTGTGTTCCCTACTGacggtataaccctggctagctaaccagtgtgttccctactgactgtataaccctggctagctaaccagtgtgtaccctactgacggtataaccctggctagctaaccagtgtgttccctactgacggtataaccctggctagctaaccagtgtgttccctactgacggtataaccctggctagctaaccagtgtgttccctactgacggtataaccctggctagctaaccagtgtgttccctactgacggtataaccctggctagctaaccagtgtgttccctactgacggtataaccctggctagctaaccagtgtgttccctactgacggtataaccctggctagctaaccagtgtgttccctactgacggtataaccctggctagctaaccagtgtgttccctactgacggtataaccctggctagctaaccagtgtgttccctactgacggtataaccctggctagctaaccagtgtgttccctactgacggtataaccctggctagctaaccagtgtgttccctactgacggtataaccctggctagctaaccagtgtgttccctactgacggtataaccctggctagctaaccagtgtgtaccctactgacggtataaccctggctagctaaccagtgtgttccctactgacggtataaccctggctagctaaccagtgtgttccctactgacggtataaccctggctagctaaccagtgtgttccctactgacggtataaccctggctagctaaccagtgtgttccctactgacggtataaccctggctagctaaccagtgtgttccctactgactgtataaccctggctagctaaccagtgtttcctactgacggtataaccctggctagctaaccagtgtgttccctactgacggtataaccctggctagctaaccagtgtgttccctactgacggtataaccctggctagctaaccagtgtgttccctactgacggtataaccctggctagctaaccagtgtgttccctactgacggtataaccctggctagctaaccagtgtgttctctactgacggtataaccctggctagctaaccagtgtgttccctactgacggtataaccctggctagTGTTCAGTATGGCACCACTGTATTGGATGAGTCCAGGTTGTCCCCTTCCGTTTCCCATTTTGTTATTGTccccatttggtgcctaatgaactgcacagcaaagaactttcttctcctcttcatctgcAGACTCTGTTATGACCTGGGGTCCTTATCTGTACAGCACGGTgagtctcacacagacacacacacacacacacacacacacacacacacacacacacacacacacacacacagccacacacagtcacacacacacagacacacacagtcccacacacacacacagtcccacacacagacacacacacacacagtcacagtcacactcacacagtcacagtcacacagtcacagtcacacacacacagtcacacagacacacacacagtcccacacacacagtcccacacacacagtcccacacacacagtcacacacagtgtcacacacagtctcacacagtgtcacacacacacacagtctcacacacagtcacacacagtctcacacacacacacacacacacacatacacagcctaGTAAAATGCGTTTTCCATGTTTGGTTTTTTTACAGGCACATTCAGGTTTTGATGTGTTTTACATTCTATGTAGTTCTTTCTGCAGACTGGGTTGTTTAAAGTCTGGAGAATACAAGATGCAGCTTGTTTTGCTACCTAGGTATTGTAGTTTCTCTCTTCTTCGACTGTCTCCCCATTGTTCTCCAGTCCCTGCTAGATGACTACGGCCTGCGGGAGGTGAACAGTGGTGCATGTTGGGTAATGTAGTTCTCTGACCAGTCTCCCCATTGTCCTCCAGTCCCTGCTAGATGACTACGGCCTGCGGGAGGTGAGCAGTGCAGCAGAGGCGGTGAAGCAGGCGGTGGATCAGGGGCAGTACCAGAAGGCCACAGAGCTCTGGTCTGTCACTGAGAGTGTTGTGgaacaggtcagtaccagaaggCCACAGAGCTCTGGTCTGTCACTGAGAGTGTCGTGgaacaggtcagtaccagaaggCCACAGAGCTCTGGTCTGTCACTGAGAGTGTCGTGGATCAGGGGCAGTACCAGAAGGCCACAGAGCTCTGGTCTGTCACTGAGAGTGTTGTGgaacaggtcagtaccagaaggCCACAGAGCTCTGGTCTGTCACTGAGAGTGTTGTGgaacaggtcagtaccagaaggCCACAGAGCTCTGGTCTGTCACTGAGAGTGTTGTGgaacaggtcagtaccagaaggCCACAGAGCTCTGGTCTGTCACTGAGAGTGTTGTGGAACAGGtcagttttgtgtgtgtgaatcaCTGAGAGTGTCGTGGAACGGGTcagtggtgtgtgttggtgtgaattCCATGGTCATTCAGCTCCCGTCTGATTTCAGAACACAAACGGAGTCAACTTCTACAACATACTCACCCAGGAACCTGATGAGGAGATGTCCTCCGTGGCTGGAGAAGGATTCCTCTGTAAGATGCCTTTTCAGTTCCGTCTTAAACGAGAgaataacaaacaaacaaaaaaatgtttatttgaaCATCCTGGTACATATTGTATGACataatattttatatattttaaaacacaAGTAAAAAAAAGTTTTGATACAAATTATACTATCTGTGAAAAGATGGTCCTTACTAGATTACACAGTCACTTCCTGTTTTTTAAGTTGGTTTACTTTCCGTGGTCCCTCCCACAGCCCTGCTGATGCGGCATCACATTAGCCCCCTCCACCGCCAATCACTGAGCCAGTTGATGAACGGGCCAATCAGGAAGAAGCTGGGAATCATCCCTCAGAACGTCACCTGGGGAGGTAAGACACTGCTACTGGGTCAAAAGATGGATTCATTTTAAAAATTGCTTTGTTTTAAAGCTGCAATTATTTAACTTTTTTGGCAACCTGACCAAATATTCTaggtgtgctatttctatgcttcacaTTCTTAAGTTACATTTTGTGCGtcttgtacaccagcttcaaacagctcaAATACagtatttttggttatggaaagcTGTTGCACCGCgctttagatggtacaatgattctctacacaatgactgttttgtcacaaactgaaattaggtgaactatttaaaaatatatatatatatatatatatatcacattagCCCTCCACCGCCAATCACAATATAAAAATTGTAACCAGAAATGGTTGCATATTTTACCTTTCTTTAGAAATAAATGTGCCctcctctctgacctctctctcctgctccactTCTCaatctctcaccctcctctctcaccaccaccccctcccccttccccctccagGTCAGGCTGAGGCAG contains these protein-coding regions:
- the LOC127923171 gene encoding retinoid-inducible serine carboxypeptidase-like; the encoded protein is MTWGPYLYSTSLLDDYGLREVSSAAEAVKQAVDQGQYQKATELWSVTESVVEQNTNGVNFYNILTQEPDEEMSSVAGEGFLSLLMRHHISPLHRQSLSQLMNGPIRKKLGIIPQNVTWGGQAEAVFSSMSGDFMKPVVDVVDQLLDAGVNVTVYNGQLDLIVDTMGQ